One Brachybacterium kimchii genomic window carries:
- the map gene encoding type I methionyl aminopeptidase — MILRRRRQRPAPERPTTAEAAPAGRFVADVLSHLRETVAAGDSLLDIDAEAHRMIREAGATSCYLDYHPRFGAYPFGRVMCTSVNDTVLHGRPYERVLEAGDLLSLDFAVELEGWVADSALSFVVGPRSAADPADLALIPDVETTMWAGIAEVRAGAHVGDIGRAVEDAAQRLGHVINHEFGGHGVGRTMHEAPFVPNHGTAGTGPVLEAGMLLTVEPFLMHSTDAVHITDRDGWSVMSDDGSRGAHAEHTLQVTDGEPIVLTAREGEDLPVGVAPPR, encoded by the coding sequence ATGATCCTGCGTCGTCGCCGCCAGCGCCCCGCACCGGAGCGGCCCACGACCGCCGAGGCCGCCCCCGCCGGGCGGTTCGTCGCCGACGTCCTCTCGCACCTGCGCGAGACCGTGGCCGCCGGCGACTCCCTGCTGGACATCGACGCCGAGGCGCATCGGATGATCCGAGAGGCGGGCGCGACCAGCTGCTACCTCGACTACCATCCTCGGTTCGGGGCCTACCCCTTCGGCCGCGTCATGTGCACCTCGGTCAACGACACCGTGCTGCACGGCAGGCCGTACGAGCGCGTGCTCGAGGCCGGTGATCTGCTCTCCCTGGACTTCGCGGTGGAGCTCGAGGGCTGGGTCGCGGATTCGGCGCTGTCCTTCGTGGTCGGACCGCGGAGCGCCGCCGACCCGGCGGACCTCGCCCTCATCCCCGACGTCGAGACGACCATGTGGGCGGGTATCGCGGAGGTCCGCGCGGGCGCGCACGTGGGCGACATCGGCCGTGCCGTCGAGGACGCCGCGCAGCGCCTGGGCCACGTGATCAACCACGAGTTCGGCGGGCACGGCGTGGGACGCACGATGCACGAGGCGCCCTTCGTCCCGAACCACGGCACGGCCGGGACGGGACCGGTGCTCGAGGCGGGCATGCTGCTCACGGTCGAGCCGTTCCTCATGCACTCGACCGACGCCGTGCACATCACGGACCGGGACGGGTGGTCGGTCATGTCCGACGACGGCTCGCGAGGCGCGCACGCCGAGCACACCCTGCAGGTCACCGACGGCGAGCCGATCGTGCTCACCGCTCGTGAGGGCGAGGACCTTCCCGTGGGGGTCGCGCCGCCGCGGTGA
- a CDS encoding NAD-dependent epimerase/dehydratase family protein, whose product MKIVVIGGSGHIGTFLVPRLVRAGHDVVSMTRSGRTRYAASPEWEEVTHVAVDREEQDTDGTFGRTVLAQRPDVVIDLLCFTIESATALVDALRGEVGHLLHCGSLFRYGPTVKYPIHEGGGTEAIDEYGRQKDAIARMLIAESASPGGLTTTSIHPGHIVGPGWLPINPLGNTDVSAWHRISSGTPLRVPSQGGDTMHHVHADDVAQLFQLAVENREAAAGEDFHAVAPSALTVRGYTGIAGGWFGRPGEIEPITWEQYRSETTEAFAQHSWDHLHRSHYLSIDKPKSVLGYASAYEPEQAILESVRWLIEHGELEVARPLRV is encoded by the coding sequence ATGAAGATCGTCGTCATCGGCGGATCCGGGCACATCGGCACGTTCCTGGTCCCGCGCCTCGTGCGCGCCGGCCACGACGTCGTCAGCATGACCCGGTCCGGGCGCACGCGGTACGCGGCGTCCCCCGAGTGGGAGGAGGTCACGCACGTCGCCGTCGACCGCGAGGAGCAGGACACTGACGGGACCTTCGGACGGACCGTCCTGGCGCAGCGCCCGGACGTCGTCATCGACCTGCTCTGCTTCACCATCGAGTCCGCCACCGCGCTCGTGGACGCGCTGCGGGGCGAGGTCGGTCATCTCCTCCACTGCGGCTCGCTCTTCCGCTACGGCCCGACGGTCAAGTACCCCATCCACGAGGGCGGCGGGACCGAGGCGATCGACGAGTACGGCCGCCAGAAGGACGCCATCGCCCGGATGCTCATCGCCGAGTCCGCCTCGCCGGGTGGCCTCACGACCACGTCGATCCATCCGGGGCACATCGTGGGCCCGGGCTGGCTGCCCATCAACCCCCTCGGCAACACCGACGTGAGCGCGTGGCACCGCATCTCCTCCGGCACGCCGCTGCGGGTGCCCAGCCAGGGCGGCGACACGATGCACCACGTCCACGCCGACGACGTCGCGCAGCTGTTCCAGCTCGCGGTGGAGAACCGCGAGGCGGCGGCCGGCGAGGACTTCCACGCCGTGGCCCCGTCCGCGCTGACCGTCCGCGGCTACACCGGGATCGCCGGCGGCTGGTTCGGTCGGCCGGGCGAGATCGAGCCGATCACCTGGGAGCAGTACCGCAGCGAGACCACCGAGGCCTTCGCCCAGCACAGCTGGGACCACCTCCACCGCAGCCACTACCTCAGCATCGACAAGCCGAAGTCCGTGCTCGGCTATGCCTCTGCCTACGAGCCCGAGCAGGCGATCCTCGAGTCCGTGCGCTGGTTGATCGAGCACGGCGAGCTTGAGGTGGCACGCCCGCTCCGGGTCTGA